The following is a genomic window from Paenibacillus thiaminolyticus.
GGCAGCGGCCCGACGGGTACGGATATTTTTGAACTGAAGGGCGTCCTGATCGAGACGTTCCTGCTTCTGACCAGCAGCTTCACCTGCGGTCTCGCGATTCACAGCATGCGTCTCGGATTGAAGAAGCCGTCGCTCGTCTTCTTCGGCATCACTCTGCTGCTCGGCCTTGGCTTCCTCGGCGTCGAGATTGCCGAGTTCGTGACATATGTCCATGAAGGCGCAACCCTGCAGACGAGCGCCTTCCTGTCCAGCTTGTTCGTGCTGCTGGGCACGCACGGCGCGCACGTTACACTGGGGCTGCTGTGGGGAGCCGGGATTATGATTCAGATTTCACGCGAAGGCTTCACGATGGATACATCGAACAAATCGTTCATCTTCTCGCTGTACTGGCACTTCCTTGACGTGGTCTGGATCTTCATCTTCAGCTTTGTCTACTTGAAAGGATTGATGTGACATGAAACAACTGTTCCCGATTCGTCATGTGATGGGATATGTCTTCTCTCTCATCCTTTCTGTCGTCGCGCTGGCCGTCATCTTCTGGGATATGTCGTTCGCTATGGGAATGACCATCCTGCTCGTCTGTGCAGCGATCCAGGCATCTGTGCAGCTGTTCTTGTTCATGCACGCTACAGAAGACAAGACGACGAAGACATCCAACATGGCGAACCTCGTCTACGCGCTGTTCGTCGGTCTGGTGACCGTCTTCGGTACGCTGTTCACGATGATTTGGGGTTATCAATAAACGGAAATATTCACTTGCGAATAACACCTGTTCCTACCCTGGAACAGGTGTTACTTCAGACTGTCGACAAAGACTTGTCGACAGTCTTTTTCTTAGGCAGGGCGGGGCCGGGGAAGGCAGGACCGTTAGGTCAGGGCAAGCGGGTACGCGCATGAAGGAAGCTCGCCCGCGGTTGTAGCAAGCGGGTACGGCATGAAAATGCTGCACAGGCACAGCATTTTTAGCCTCAAGAGGTTAAATTCCGAGAAAATCCTGTCAAACTGCATCATTCCGCCATTTTGAACGCTATCTGCACCTTGCCGCAGGATTATTACTGTATTTTCGCAGTAATCCTATGTTCGCATACTCGTTCCAATGAAATTGCTGCATTCTTGCAGTATTGGCACAGCAGATTGCTCAGTTCAGAAGCTCAATCCATATCATGGTGTAAAAAGAAAATGGCATAAAAGAAGAGCCATAGCAAGGATCCTCGTATAGGAATAAGGTTGTCGAGACAACATGCCGAAGGAGGATCTAGCTATGACCAGAGATGAGGGGATAGCGCCTTATTAGAATCTATCATGAATCAGGTTTTGCAGGCGCAGGCAACGGAACAGTGGAAGACGAGACACTATGAGGCGCAGGTTTTCATCTTTTTTATTGGCTTTCCTGTCAATTGTCGTCCTGTCGCAACTTACTCCAGTGGTTTCCGCATACGAAGATAACACAGACCGTTAGCACTGCGAGAATCTGCGGATGCGTTAAATAATCAGCAGCTCGGTGTAATGTCCTCAAGTTCCTGGCTGCGCATGGACCTGACTGTTTCTCAACTTTCTACTAAGACCCCAAAAGAATTTCTTTTTAAAAATTCATTTCAATGGTAAACCGAACCTAATTTTACATTAAAAGATGTTGTTGGCATAACCCATCCTGAGCATTTTTCACATGTAAATAACAGCGAAATATTTAAATATACGTATGATACTTATACCAATATGCTTCCTCCTTCCTTTGTCGGTACCAAAGATGTCTACCAATGGGATGCCAACCGAAATAATACGTACGGCATGGCGTTCGTCTACGATTTGCTAGGTTCTGATAGAGATGGGCTTGGAAACAAGTTAATTGTGAGAAATAATAGAGGATATATGGCTTATCGGGTGACTCTAAATAATAACTCCTACTTCCAGGGCAGTGCGCATGCTCATTACGCACATACTCAATATGGCATTAGTGGTTTAAGCATTGATTTAAAGTCGGGAAGTCTGTCCTTATCTGGAGCAATTAGCGTTGATTATGCAGATGATGTGGGGAAAACGTTTGATATTGAATAATTCGATTTTCTTTGGGTTGCCACAATTTCCCCCATAACGGAGGTGTCACTTTGTTTGGCCTATACTTTTTCCTCGTCTTCGTAAGTGCCATCTGCTTTCTTATCAGTTTTGTCAGCACGATCAAAGGGATTGTCGACCGGTCCACCTACAAAGAGCGCCTGTTCTGGGCTTGTGTAAGCATGGTCGTCTTTCTCTACTGTATAATGGCAGTCTTGCTCAGATAATAATGCAAGTATACATTTCTGGACTGCAAGGAGTATTCTCACTTGATTGAATGCTTTGTTTTGTCCATATTAGCGCTGTTGAACACAATCCTGCAAGCTCACTGCCACTCTTTCAGCCCCTGCAAAATCCTATCCTGGTATTTACCGAGATAGGATTTTCTTATGTCTATAGCGACTCGTTGTAACCCCCCCACTTTTATCGATGCGACTCGCCGCATAGTGACCCATCGCCCCCTTCCAGAATAGGATGCTCTAGGCGAATAACTATAGGGAGGATTCGAACGTTATGTATGATTACCCCATGTATCCGTATTACAGCATAATGACGAAGTGCAAGGAGCAGCCGATTACGTTCCCGCCCCAGCATCAAGATCAACAGCCGGGATTGGAATATGTAATGTGTCCGCGGCCGATCGCAGAGAATCCGGCCTATACCGGCAGCGGCAAGCTTCGGGATCGTGTCGTGCTCATTACGGGTGGAGACAGCGGCATTGGCCGGGCCGTGGCCATTGCTTGCGCCAAGGAAGGCGGGGCAGTCGCATTCGCTTACCTGTATGAAGAGGTCGATGCACAGGAGACCAGTGCCCGGATCGAGGAGTTGGGAGGCCCCGTCCTGGCGATGAAAGCCGATCTGCGCAGCCGCGCCGCGTGCTGCGATATCGTGGAGCAGACGCTTCGCCGCTTCGGACGGCTCGATGTGCTGGTCAACAATATTGGTGTGCAGTATCCGCAGGACAGCCTGCTTGATATTACGGAGGAGCAGCTGGAGCAGACGTTCCGCACTAATATTTTCTCCTTCTTCTTCGTCACGCAGGCGGCGCTGCCCCATCTGAAGCCGGGCAGCTCGATTATCAATACCGCCTCAGTTACCGCTTACCGGGGCGAGAAGACGCTGATTGACTATTCATCGACGAAGGGAGCCATCGTATCCTTCACCCGCTCATTGTCTCTCTCGCTGGTCGATCAGGGCATTCGCGTCAACGCCGTCGCCCCGGGCCCGACCTGGACGCCGCTCACTCCGTCCAGCTTCTCCGCCGATCGGGTGGCGGTCTTCGGCTCGAATACGCCGATGAAGCGGGCCGCCCAGCCGTTCGAGCTCGCTCCCGCGTATATCTACCTGGCGAGCGATGACTCCCGCTACGTTACCGGCGAGACGATGCATGTAAACGGCGGCGCGTTCATTACCTCCTGACCCGGACCTCAGGGAGCAGGGCGGTTCACAGTACGGCAGCCGGCCAGTCTGCTGATTGCCGGTTGCCGGTACAAGCCAAGCTAGGCCGCCCTTCTCCGCATGACTTGATAGATAACCTCGGAGAACACCAGCCCCATCGCGATCGCTCCCGAGATCATCGCCGCCTTGACCCCAAGCTGAACCGCGATGTCGTATTGATTCCCGACCGCATGCCGCATCGCGTCATACGCCATGCCGCCGGGCACAAGCGGAATAATGCCGGAGACATTGAAAATAATGATTGGGGTCCGGTACTTCTTGGCGAAGACGTGGCTTATCATCGTCACGACGAAGGAGGCGATCAAGGTCGCCGGAATGGCATCGATCCCTGTCATCGTGAACGAGAGGTAGACGAGCCACCCGATTAACCCGACGAAGCCGCACTGCACTAGATTTTTCCGGGGAACATTGAAAAGTATGCCGAAGGCGGCCGTCGCGAAGAAGCTGACCGCCAGTTGTTCGATGAAGCTCATTCCCATCCTCCTTCCGCTAGCCGATGGACAAGACGCATGCGATGCCGGCTCCGATCGCGAAGGCGGTCAGGAAGGCTTCCGCGCCCTTCGAGATGCCGGAGACAAGATGTCCGGCCATCAGATCCCGTACGGCATTCGTAATCAGCAGTCCAGGCACGAGCGGCATGACCGAGCCAATGATGATTTTATCCAATTCGCGCCCCAGCCCATATGTGACGCATAGATAAGATACCGTCCCGATGGCGATCGATGCCAGGAACTCGGCGAAAAATTTGATGCGTACCAGCCCGTGCACGTACAGCAGCAGCGAGAAGCCGATGCCGCCCGCCAGCATCGCCGGCACGAATTCCGGCCAGCCGCCCCGGAACATAATGGCGAAGCAGCCGCTCGATATCGTCGCCGCGGCGATTTGCAGCCATAGCGGATAGGCCAGCCGGGCCTTATCGATTCGCTGCAGCAAGCGCAGCGCCTCTGCCGCAGGAAGCCCGTCGCCGCTAATCTTCCGCGATATATTGTTGACGAGCGTCACCTTCTTCAGATCGGTCGACCGCTCCTCAATGCGGAACAACCGCGTCGCCGTCGCGGAGCCGTCGATGGCGAAGATGATGCCGGTCGGCGTCACGAAGCTGTGACTATTCTCGTATCCGTAAGCAGCCGCAATCCGCCTCATCGTGTCTTCTACCCGGTACGTCTCACCGCCGCACTGAAGCATAATTTTCCCCGCGAGAAGACATACCTGGGTCACCTCGTAGCTTGCACTCGGCTGTGCGCTCATTCCTTCACTCCCCATACTGGCCATCTGCGCTTTCATTGATGAGTCGCTTGGGACATCCGCGATGTCCATTCGCAAAAAGGAGAGCCATCGCTCTCCTTCTCTGTCATTCTGCCTATAGTGTAACCGACGCCTCCCGGTTTAGTCCAGATGAGGAAAATGCAGCCTGACAGGCAACCCGTCTCCTAGCTGCGGTACACATTGCGATGCCATTCCTGATGGAGGAACGGGCCGTCACAATTCCGCACCGCTTCGTCATAGGACACAGGTTGTTCGCTAGCCAATATCGCCTCGAAGTAAGCGATCCGATTCGCAATATCGCGTTCGATAGCCTCCCGGCCGCTGATGACCGGGCCATGGCTTGGAATAAGCGCATAATCGCCGTATTCCTTCAGCTTATTCAGCGAGTCCCGATGCCTCCCCACATACTGGCCGCTGTCCACCGACGGCAGTATCGCTTCTCCGCCGTTCGTGAACATGAGCTCGTCGCCGATATGAGCGTACTGCCCGTTGATGAGGACAAGCGCACTGCAGTGCGCATGGCCGGGGAAGGACAACAGCGTCAATTCGAAGGAGCCGAACGGCAGTTGCAGATGCTGGTCGAATACAATATCCGGCGTAAAATAGGGATGATCCCCCGGATCGGTCCACATATCGAGCGTCACCTGGTAATGCGCGCTGCCGTAAATCGGGACTTGAGGAAGCGCCTTCAGTCCATATATATGGTCAGCGTGGAAATGCGTCAGTATCACCCCCTTAATCGCGATCCCCTGGGAGCTCAAATCTTCATATACTTGCTGTGCATGCTCCTCAAAGGCGGTGTCGATAAGCATCGCCTGGCCGTTCTCAATCAGGGCCGTAATATTGTAACCGTAATGCCTGTCCGGGCGCGGCTCGAACATGTAGAGAACGATGCCGTCCGCAATCTGGTGCTTCTCCATAGGAACCTCCTGTGTCGAGATAATGATCCTTGCTCAACACCCCTACTATAAAAGAAAATGACTGACAACTATATGTCAGCCATGATACGACAACCACATCTCATAAATATATTGTTGGACGGCATGTCTAACCTGAGGAGGATCGACGACCGTACAGTCCTTGCCGAAGCCAATGATGAACTTCAATAGACCTTCTTCATACGGAAAATAATCAGTGACAATAAAATGGCCCTCTTCGGTTCTCGTTATCGACTCCTTCGGGACATGCTCCGCCAGTTGGCCTCCGATGCGGGCTGAGAATTGCAGCGTCACCTTGATGCTGCTGCGATAGTATCCCGCGTCGAGCAATCGCTGGACCGCTTCCGCCGTCTCCCACCGCTTCTCATAATGGCCGCCCAGCCGAAGCTGCCGGATCCGCACCAGCTTGAAGCGGCGGTAATCGTCCCGGATGCGGCAGTAGCCATTCAGATGCCAGTGGCCCCCAGAGAACGCGATCTGAACCGGCTCTACTATCCGCTCCTCGACATCCATGCGCCGGTTCATATAATCGAAGACGAGCAGCCGCGATTGCTCCAGCGCTTGATTCATCAGCTGCAGGCTGCTCCTCAGCTCATCCTCCATGCTGAAATGAGACAGGTTGATGCTCCATGCATCCGCGGAAGGACGTCTGCGCTCATGCTCGAATTTCAACACCATATCGTTGAAATGCGGGTTCTTCCCGAACAGCACGTCCAAACTGTTCGCGACGGCCAGGAACGTCGCGGCCTCCCCTTCACTCAGGAACAGATTGGAGACTTGATAATTCTCCATCAGATAGTAGCCTCCGCCCGGGCCGCCGAGCGCTGCGATCGGCACCCCGGCCTCGCCCAGCTTGTCGATATCCCGATAGATGGTGCGAAGAGAGACTTCGAAGTGTTCGGCCAGCTCCTGGCCTGTCACCTTGCCCCGCTGCGCGATGATTAGCAGCATAGAGAGCAGCCGATCGACTCTCATGACCCGATCGATTCCTTCCGCCCAGGCATCGGCGGCTCCTGCTCTTCCTCAGGCGGGAGATCCTTGGTGAAGCGCGCTTCGATCTTCTTACTAACCCACAGCGAAGCGGCAAGGAACAAGACGACGTAAATAATCTGAACCGGATGATGAACGAACCGCATGATGTCATGTCCAATGTAAGAGACCGCGAACACCATAATCGCCTTGCCGAGCGTGACCGCAATGAAGAAGGAACGGATGCGCATCCGGGCGATCGCCGCCGCCATATTGATGATGACGAACGGGCCTACCGGAAAAATACTGAGCAAGAACACATAGCTGAACGCATTGCGCCGCACCCAGAGCAGGCTTTTCTTCACCTTGGGCTTCTGCGCGTAGCGCTGAAAATAACGATGTCCGGCTATGGAACGGACGATGAGGAACGTAACCATGCATCCGGCAATCATGCCGAGCCAGGAATAGAAGAACCCCAGCCACAGCCCATATACAGCGGCATTGACGCCGACGATGACGATCGTCGGCAGCGGGGGAATGAACGACTTCATGAAGGTCAGCAGAATACCGGGCAGCGGACCGAACGAGCGGAACTGCTCCAGCAGATTCCTGAGGTTCTCCTCCGTCACGTAAGACATGATATTCGATAACTCCATATTTTGTATGCACCAACTTCTATTCAGCTTGATGGGACAGAGCCAAGCTATCCGCTTCGCCACTTATCCTCCGCCTTAGCATAGCATAAATATCAGGCCAGGAGATTACCGATCCGCGCTGCCATCAATTGTTCAATTATGGAACAGGGGACAGGCTGCCGAACGGACGTCGAACAGCTGCATGCCCTTGTTATAGCCGAAGACGATATGCCGCTTCTCATAAGTGGCGTACATGCCCTGTCCCGCGAACTCATCCTTGTCCGGCTCTCCTGCATTGTTTTTCCCTTTTAAAACACAAAAAAGCGCTTCATCAATGGATAGGCCCCGATGGTCAAACTCTATTTCTCCCTCACAACCCCTATCCGGTCACCCGGAGGAAGATTCCGCCCTAAGACGGCAAAACAGCAGACAGCCCAAGCCATCTGCTGTACGCTTCCATGCCGCCCGACTTCGAGCGAATGGAATATATCAAGATTGAACTTGCAGAATGAGATGAATCCCGTTCGGATCCACGGTTCGAACCGTGCCCGCTTCCTCCTCAACCTGCGCATGAAGCTGACGCAGCCGTTCCACGGTCTGCTTCCGTGTCTCCTCGTCCGGCAGCATGAGCGTGAACCATTTCAAGCCTGCGCTATCCTTGCCAGGAGCGGACTCCCCCGCGCTATGCCATGTATTCAAGCCAATATGATGATGGTACTTGCCGGTCGAGATGAACAACGCTTGCCGGCCATAACGTGCGACAGTCTCGAAGCCCAGCCCCCGGCCGTAAAATTCCTCCGTCTTCTCCAGATCGGATACCTGCAAATGAATATGGCCGATGATCGTGCCGCTTGGCATCGCCGTCCACGGACGGCCGGTCGCTTCATGCAGCAGGCTGTCGGCCTGCAGTGCAACGGTCGCCATGCCGACCTGGCCCTCGTTCCAGCTCCATGTCTCCGGCGAGCGATCGGCATAAATCTCGATGCCGTTGCCTTCCGGATCCGCCAGATAGAGCGCTTCACTCACATAGTGATCCGATGCTCCCTGGAGAGGGTACCCAATCTGGATGAAGTATTGAAGAATATCGGCCAGATCAGATCGGCTCGGGAGCAAGAACGCAATATGGTAGAGCCCGGTCTTGCGCGGGTTCCTAGGCTCGATCGTATCCGGCTGCTCCAACGTGACGAGAGGCGTCACGCCATCCGCCGTCAAGACGGCGCTAGCGCCGGATTGTTCGAGCACCCTGAATCCGAGTACATCGCGGTAGAACAAAAGCGAGCGTTCCAGACTCTCGACGGCCAGTTGAACATGCCCGACATAAGTAGACGGGTAACGATGAAAATTCATAAGCTAGTTCCCCCTTCAGGCACTAGGCCTGTTCATGCGCTCGGCTTGCTGCCGAACAATAGACGATCGAGCGACCACGTATTCCCTGGCGACAGGACGAAATATACCGCCATAACAAAGTAGGCCAAATCCAGTTCATAGCCCGCCATTTCCGGACTGCCGGTAAAGCCTGCCGCGAACTTCACCTTCACCATCGCCCCAGCCATAATAAGAATGAACAGGGCAGAGAAAAGGCGGGTGCCCAGGCCAAGAATAAGAGCGACGCCCCCGATAATCTCAATCAGGGCAACGGCATAAGCCGCAAATCCAGGCAGCCCCAGACTCTCGAAGAATCCCATCGTATTGCCAATGCCGCCCTGGAACTTCTGAAAGCCGTGAATAAGAAAAGCTACCCCCAAAAAAATCCTTAACAGCAGAGCACCTATTTCGTGAAGTTTCGTCATTTCCGAATACACATCCTTTAATTTTAGAATAAATGCAACCTGGCGTTGCCATCACCTCGGTTACTAATTACAAGTAAATATAAATTAGTCAATCAATATTGTCAAGTAATTATATTTTTTTGGGAAAGATGCTTATTT
Proteins encoded in this region:
- the qoxC gene encoding cytochrome aa3 quinol oxidase subunit III translates to MKLDNTLPLEYRSEENSNRIFGFWLFLGAEIVLFSTLFAVYLTLWNRTGSGPTGTDIFELKGVLIETFLLLTSSFTCGLAIHSMRLGLKKPSLVFFGITLLLGLGFLGVEIAEFVTYVHEGATLQTSAFLSSLFVLLGTHGAHVTLGLLWGAGIMIQISREGFTMDTSNKSFIFSLYWHFLDVVWIFIFSFVYLKGLM
- the qoxD gene encoding cytochrome aa3 quinol oxidase subunit IV, with product MKQLFPIRHVMGYVFSLILSVVALAVIFWDMSFAMGMTILLVCAAIQASVQLFLFMHATEDKTTKTSNMANLVYALFVGLVTVFGTLFTMIWGYQ
- a CDS encoding SDR family oxidoreductase; the encoded protein is MYDYPMYPYYSIMTKCKEQPITFPPQHQDQQPGLEYVMCPRPIAENPAYTGSGKLRDRVVLITGGDSGIGRAVAIACAKEGGAVAFAYLYEEVDAQETSARIEELGGPVLAMKADLRSRAACCDIVEQTLRRFGRLDVLVNNIGVQYPQDSLLDITEEQLEQTFRTNIFSFFFVTQAALPHLKPGSSIINTASVTAYRGEKTLIDYSSTKGAIVSFTRSLSLSLVDQGIRVNAVAPGPTWTPLTPSSFSADRVAVFGSNTPMKRAAQPFELAPAYIYLASDDSRYVTGETMHVNGGAFITS
- a CDS encoding threonine/serine exporter family protein; the protein is MSFIEQLAVSFFATAAFGILFNVPRKNLVQCGFVGLIGWLVYLSFTMTGIDAIPATLIASFVVTMISHVFAKKYRTPIIIFNVSGIIPLVPGGMAYDAMRHAVGNQYDIAVQLGVKAAMISGAIAMGLVFSEVIYQVMRRRAA
- a CDS encoding threonine/serine exporter family protein yields the protein MSAQPSASYEVTQVCLLAGKIMLQCGGETYRVEDTMRRIAAAYGYENSHSFVTPTGIIFAIDGSATATRLFRIEERSTDLKKVTLVNNISRKISGDGLPAAEALRLLQRIDKARLAYPLWLQIAAATISSGCFAIMFRGGWPEFVPAMLAGGIGFSLLLYVHGLVRIKFFAEFLASIAIGTVSYLCVTYGLGRELDKIIIGSVMPLVPGLLITNAVRDLMAGHLVSGISKGAEAFLTAFAIGAGIACVLSIG
- a CDS encoding MBL fold metallo-hydrolase, whose translation is MEKHQIADGIVLYMFEPRPDRHYGYNITALIENGQAMLIDTAFEEHAQQVYEDLSSQGIAIKGVILTHFHADHIYGLKALPQVPIYGSAHYQVTLDMWTDPGDHPYFTPDIVFDQHLQLPFGSFELTLLSFPGHAHCSALVLINGQYAHIGDELMFTNGGEAILPSVDSGQYVGRHRDSLNKLKEYGDYALIPSHGPVISGREAIERDIANRIAYFEAILASEQPVSYDEAVRNCDGPFLHQEWHRNVYRS
- a CDS encoding helix-turn-helix transcriptional regulator, whose product is MRVDRLLSMLLIIAQRGKVTGQELAEHFEVSLRTIYRDIDKLGEAGVPIAALGGPGGGYYLMENYQVSNLFLSEGEAATFLAVANSLDVLFGKNPHFNDMVLKFEHERRRPSADAWSINLSHFSMEDELRSSLQLMNQALEQSRLLVFDYMNRRMDVEERIVEPVQIAFSGGHWHLNGYCRIRDDYRRFKLVRIRQLRLGGHYEKRWETAEAVQRLLDAGYYRSSIKVTLQFSARIGGQLAEHVPKESITRTEEGHFIVTDYFPYEEGLLKFIIGFGKDCTVVDPPQVRHAVQQYIYEMWLSYHG
- a CDS encoding TVP38/TMEM64 family protein translates to MELSNIMSYVTEENLRNLLEQFRSFGPLPGILLTFMKSFIPPLPTIVIVGVNAAVYGLWLGFFYSWLGMIAGCMVTFLIVRSIAGHRYFQRYAQKPKVKKSLLWVRRNAFSYVFLLSIFPVGPFVIINMAAAIARMRIRSFFIAVTLGKAIMVFAVSYIGHDIMRFVHHPVQIIYVVLFLAASLWVSKKIEARFTKDLPPEEEQEPPMPGRKESIGS
- a CDS encoding DUF4309 domain-containing protein, with the translated sequence MEFDHRGLSIDEALFCVLKGKNNAGEPDKDEFAGQGMYATYEKRHIVFGYNKGMQLFDVRSAACPLFHN
- a CDS encoding VOC family protein, with translation MNFHRYPSTYVGHVQLAVESLERSLLFYRDVLGFRVLEQSGASAVLTADGVTPLVTLEQPDTIEPRNPRKTGLYHIAFLLPSRSDLADILQYFIQIGYPLQGASDHYVSEALYLADPEGNGIEIYADRSPETWSWNEGQVGMATVALQADSLLHEATGRPWTAMPSGTIIGHIHLQVSDLEKTEEFYGRGLGFETVARYGRQALFISTGKYHHHIGLNTWHSAGESAPGKDSAGLKWFTLMLPDEETRKQTVERLRQLHAQVEEEAGTVRTVDPNGIHLILQVQS
- a CDS encoding DoxX family protein — translated: MTKLHEIGALLLRIFLGVAFLIHGFQKFQGGIGNTMGFFESLGLPGFAAYAVALIEIIGGVALILGLGTRLFSALFILIMAGAMVKVKFAAGFTGSPEMAGYELDLAYFVMAVYFVLSPGNTWSLDRLLFGSKPSA